One window of the Nymphaea colorata isolate Beijing-Zhang1983 unplaced genomic scaffold, ASM883128v2 scaffold0238, whole genome shotgun sequence genome contains the following:
- the LOC116268363 gene encoding L-type lectin-domain containing receptor kinase IV.2: MDWAKGKENRWMVFGADLTCCDEECPPTLCSPIVCHDGALVVDWKVDGKGGREREATVVASRELYGATKGFKEELGKGGFGSVYKGVLSRSRIEVALKRVLHGSKQGVREFVAEISSLGRMRHRIMVQLHGRSLSWEQRFKILKGIASGLLYLHEEWEQVVVHRDVKASNVLLDGDLNGRLGDFGLSRLYEHGANPKTIQIVGSFGYMASEFSRTWKSSTSANVYSYGALLLEVAYRRRPIELERHCEEMVLVELVHSLWKDGRILDAMDKRLGNSYVVEEAELVLKLGVLCSQAAPESRPNMRQLTQYLDHDASLPDLECQNLVIQDDPGLDQIIV, translated from the exons ATGGATTGggcaaaaggaaaggagaaccGCTGGATGGTATTTGGGGCTGATCTTACCTGCTGTGATGAAGAGTGCCCCCCAACGCTGTGTAGTCCAATAGTCTGCCATGATGGTGCCTTGGTGGTGGACTGGAAAGTCGATGGCAAAGGTGGCAGAGAGCGGGAGGCAACGGTGGTGGCGTCAAG AGAACTCTACGGCGCAACCAAAGGTTTCAAGGAGGAGTTGGGGAAAGGAGGGTTTGGCAGTGTCTACAAAGGTGTGCTTTCCAGGAGCAGAATCGAGGTTGCACTTAAGAGAGTATTGCATGGTTCAAAGCAAGGGGTGAGGGAGTTTGTGGCAGAAATATCAAGCCTGGGGAGGATGAGGCACAGGATCATGGTCCAATTGCATG GTAGAAGCCTTAGTTGGGAACAGAGGTTCAAGATTCTAAAGGGAATTGCTTCCGGCCTGCTGTATCTTCATGAAGAGTGGGAGCAAGTGGTTGTGCACAGAGATGTTAAAGCAAGCAACGTGCTGTTAGATGGTGATCTAAATGGCAGGTTGGGTGATTTTGGCCTTTCCAGACTCTATGAGCATGGGGCCAACCCCAAGACAATCCAAATCGTTGGGAGTTTTGGGTACATGGCGTCGGAGTTCTCCCGCACCTGGAAGTCCAGCACGAGTGCCAATGTCTACTCTTATGGTGCTTTGCTCCTAGAGGTGGCCTACAGAAGGAGGCCTATTGAGCTGGAGAGACATTGTGAAGAGATGGTTCTAGTGGAGTTAGTCCACTCTTTGTGGAAGGATGGACGTATACTGGACGCCATGGACAAAAGGCTTGGGAATAGCTATGTGGTGGAGGAAGCAGAGCTTGTGCTGAAGCTTGGCGTTCTCTGTTCACAGGCTGCACCTGAATCAAGGCCAAACATGCGGCAATTAACTCAGTATCTTGACCATGATGCCTCACTACCAGATCTAGAATGCCAGAATCTTGTTATTCAAGACGATCCAGGATTGGACCAAATAATTGTGTAG